In the Salinirubrum litoreum genome, one interval contains:
- a CDS encoding HVO_0758 family zinc finger protein — MKSTRKGLRDGELMKDTYERLNCADCEKTLKKKNDPDEVFSVRTCPECGSEWKELR, encoded by the coding sequence ATGAAATCGACGCGGAAGGGTCTGCGCGACGGGGAACTGATGAAGGACACCTACGAGCGACTGAACTGCGCGGACTGTGAGAAGACGCTGAAGAAGAAGAACGACCCCGACGAGGTGTTCTCGGTCAGGACGTGTCCGGAGTGTGGCTCCGAGTGGAAGGAACTGCGCTGA